From the genome of Desmodus rotundus isolate HL8 chromosome 2, HLdesRot8A.1, whole genome shotgun sequence, one region includes:
- the CTLA4 gene encoding cytotoxic T-lymphocyte protein 4 isoform X1, whose protein sequence is MACFGFRRLEARLDQPCRTWPCTALFSLLFIPVFSRGMHVAQPAVVLASSQGVANFVCEYASSGKAEEVRVTVLRQVGSQMIEVCATTYVVENELTFLDDSTCIGTSSGNKVNLTIQGLRAMDTGLYICKVELMYPPPYYAGMGNGTQIYVIDPEPCPDSELLLWILAAVSSGLFFYSFLITAVSLSKMIKKRSPLTTGVYVKMPPTEPECEKQFQPYFIPIN, encoded by the exons ATGGCTTGCTTTGGATTCCGGAGGCTTGAGGCTCGGCTGGACCAGCCTTGTAGGACCTGGCCCTGCACTgccctgttttctcttcttttcatccCTGTCTTCTCCAGAG GGATGCACGTGGCCCAGCCTGCAGTGGTGTTGGCCAGCAGCCAGGGTGTCGCCAACTTTGTGTGTGAGTACGCATCTTCAGGAAAAGCCGAAGAGGTCCGGGTGACAGTGCTGCGGCAGGTTGGCAGCCAGATGATTGAAGTATGTGCCACAACATACGTCGTGGAGAATGAGTTGACCTTCCTGGATGATTCCACCTGCATTGGCACTTCCAGTGGAAACAAAGTGAACCTCACCATCCAAGGGCTGAGGGCCATGGACACGGGGCTCTACATTTGCAAGGTGGAGCTCATGTACCCACCTCCCTACTATGCGGGCATGGGCAATGGAACACAGATTTATGTCATTG ATCCCGAACCATGCCCCGATTCTGAGCTCCTCCTCTGGATCCTTGCAGCAGTTAGTTCGGGGTTGTTTTTTTACAGCTTCCTCATCACAGCTGTTTCTTTGAGCAAAATG ATAAAGAAAAGAAGCCCTCTTACTACAGGGGTCTATGTGAAAATGCCCCCAACTGAGCCAGAATGTGAAAAACAATTTCAGCCTTATTTTATTCCCATCAATTGA
- the CTLA4 gene encoding cytotoxic T-lymphocyte protein 4 isoform X2 — MHVAQPAVVLASSQGVANFVCEYASSGKAEEVRVTVLRQVGSQMIEVCATTYVVENELTFLDDSTCIGTSSGNKVNLTIQGLRAMDTGLYICKVELMYPPPYYAGMGNGTQIYVIDPEPCPDSELLLWILAAVSSGLFFYSFLITAVSLSKMIKKRSPLTTGVYVKMPPTEPECEKQFQPYFIPIN, encoded by the exons ATGCACGTGGCCCAGCCTGCAGTGGTGTTGGCCAGCAGCCAGGGTGTCGCCAACTTTGTGTGTGAGTACGCATCTTCAGGAAAAGCCGAAGAGGTCCGGGTGACAGTGCTGCGGCAGGTTGGCAGCCAGATGATTGAAGTATGTGCCACAACATACGTCGTGGAGAATGAGTTGACCTTCCTGGATGATTCCACCTGCATTGGCACTTCCAGTGGAAACAAAGTGAACCTCACCATCCAAGGGCTGAGGGCCATGGACACGGGGCTCTACATTTGCAAGGTGGAGCTCATGTACCCACCTCCCTACTATGCGGGCATGGGCAATGGAACACAGATTTATGTCATTG ATCCCGAACCATGCCCCGATTCTGAGCTCCTCCTCTGGATCCTTGCAGCAGTTAGTTCGGGGTTGTTTTTTTACAGCTTCCTCATCACAGCTGTTTCTTTGAGCAAAATG ATAAAGAAAAGAAGCCCTCTTACTACAGGGGTCTATGTGAAAATGCCCCCAACTGAGCCAGAATGTGAAAAACAATTTCAGCCTTATTTTATTCCCATCAATTGA